TTACAGCGCCGCATCGAGCAGCAGTTCCTCGATGTCGGGGCCGTCTGCCGGTTCCGCCGCCAGGTTCTCCAGGTACTGCCCGAGACGTTGCCAGGCATCGCGCCGTTCCCGCGCGTAGTCGTACTGCTGGTAGGTCAGCGGCAGCGCCAGATTCACCTTCTTCTCACGCGCCTCGCTGCTCAGGGCATGATTCAGGCACGCCTCGATGATCGGCTGTGGCACGCCGCACACCTGCATGAAGGTGGCCCCGGTACGCCGCAGATCGTGGGCGCTCCATGACCCGCCGTCGAGCAGCAGCGACGAGCCGGTGATTTCAGCGATGGCATTCTTCTTGCCCCACTCCTTCGCGGCGCTCTGCCGGTAGCTGAAGGCCGACTGTAATACGCTGGTGGTGATGGGCCGTTCCCTGTTCGCCGGCAGCAGCCACGGCGTATGACCGGTCATCGCGTGCAGCTCGGCCAGGCATGCCTGGGTGAAGTCCGACAGCCAGACCGTGTGGCTGCGGCGGTTCTTGCTCTGGTCGGCGGGGATGAACCACGTGCCCGCGCGCAGATCGACGTTCGACCACGGCGCGGCGCACAGCTCGTTGATCCGCACTATCGCGGACAGCATGATCCAGACGGCTGCCGTCTTTGCTGCTGATTCCCCCACATCGTTCCCCACAAATCAGTCGTGATGCAACGATTGTGGTCAGGGCGTGGGGTGAACGACATGTAGATTGTTGAAGTTAAACAGGTTAGATGTCACTACCCTGTGTTGCGCTGCTGGATGATTTTATCCACAGCCTTGCCAACAAAATCTGGGGATAAGTCACCAGCCGCCGAAGTAGCAGGCGCGTTACTCCCCCTCTTCTCCATTCGTTGCCCGGGATGAATCGTCCAGGTGCTTCATGTTATCGAGCAACTTGAGCAGGTAGTGGAGCGTGTGGGTGATGTCGTCTGTCGAAAAATTCTCCAGCACCTGCTCGTAATACCCGTGAATCTTGGGCGTGGCCTGATGGATCCACAGCTTGCGGCCTGAGTCGGTCATGGTGATCAGCCGCGAACGGCGGTCACGACCGTCAGCGGTGCCGGTCAGGTGCCCGTCGCGCTCCATCCGGCTAATCAGCCCGGAAAGATTCTGCCGGCTCACCATCAGATAGCGGGCCAGGTCTCCCACGCTCATTCCATGCTCCGCCTCCTGCCGCGACAGCGCGCCGAGGACGGCCCACTGCTGCGTCGTCAGCCCTTCCTCCTCGACTGCGCGGGTTCCGGTTTTGTGCAACATATTTGCACATTGGTACAGACGGAAAAACAGTCTGTTAGCCAGTTCCATCTTGATCGATCCGGCCTTGTTTTGAGGTTTAACCAAGGGATTCTCCTGGCATGTCTGTTCTTGCGTTCATTGTAATATCGTCCTAGTATACGTCAACATATTGACGTATATCTGAGCTGCGGGCAGTGCGTTCGCAGAGGCAATAGTAACCCTGGCAACTGACGGAGACGATTGTGCAAAGACTCGAAGGCAAGACGGTCATCGTGACCGGTGGTGGCGGTGGGATCGGCGGGGCGACGTGCCGCCGTTTCGCGGCCGAAGGCGCGCGCGTTGCCGTGCTGGATCTTTCGCTAGAGGCCGCCGAAAAAGTGGCCGGAGAGATTCGCGCCTCGGGGGGCAGGGCAGAGGCCATCCGCTGCGATATCACGAGGCGCGCTGATGTGGACGCGGCCGTGGCGGCGACCGAGGCAAACCTGGGTCCGATCGACGTGCTGGTCAACAACGCGGGTTGGGACGTGTTCAAGCCGTTCACCAAAACGGAACCAGCCCAGTGGGAACGCCTGATCGCAATCAATCTGACCGGTGCGCTGCATATGCACCACGCGGTGCTGCCGGGCATGGCGCAACGCAAGACGGGGCGGATCGTCAACATTGCCTCCGACGCGGCGCGGGTCGGCTCTTCAGGCGAAGCGGTATACGCGGCCTGCAAGGGCGGTCTGGTGTCGTTTTCGAAAACCATTGCGCGTGAGCATGCCCGCCATGGCATTACGGTGAACGTCGTGTGCCCCGGCCCGACCGACACGGCGCTCTTCGCCGAATACAAGGAAGGCGCGGGCAATCCCGAGAAACTGATGGAAGCGTTCCAGCGTTCGATTCCGCTCGGCCGCATCGGGCAGCCTGGCGACCTGCCGGGTGCGATTGTTTTCTTCGCCAGCGACGACGCAGGCTTCATCACCGGCCAGGTGCTCAGCGTGTCGGGCGGCCTGACGATGGCCGGTTGATCCATTCATCCGCAAGGAATTCATCATGAACTACGAAGACATCCTCTACGAAGTGCGCAATGGCGCGGCGTGGATCACGATCAACCGGCCGGACCGGATGAACGCCTTTCGCGGACGGACTTGCGACGAGCTGATCCACGCCATCAACAGGGCGGGCTATTCGCGCGAGATCGGCGTCATCGTGCTGGCCGGCGCGGGCGACAGGGCCTTTTGCACGGGCGGCGACCAGTCGGCCCACGAAGGCCAATACGATGGCCGCGGCACCATCGGCCTGCCGATGGAAGAGCTGCACGCCGCGATCCGCGATGTACCCAAGCCTGTGATCGCACGCGTGCAGGGTTTCGCGGTCGGCGGCGGCAACGTGCTGTGCACGATCTGCGACTTCACGATTGCTTCCGAGAAGGCCGTTTTCGCGCAGGCGGGCCCTAAGGTCGGTTCGGTCGATCCAGGCTACGGC
The DNA window shown above is from Paraburkholderia sp. BL10I2N1 and carries:
- a CDS encoding site-specific integrase: MGNDVGESAAKTAAVWIMLSAIVRINELCAAPWSNVDLRAGTWFIPADQSKNRRSHTVWLSDFTQACLAELHAMTGHTPWLLPANRERPITTSVLQSAFSYRQSAAKEWGKKNAIAEITGSSLLLDGGSWSAHDLRRTGATFMQVCGVPQPIIEACLNHALSSEAREKKVNLALPLTYQQYDYARERRDAWQRLGQYLENLAAEPADGPDIEELLLDAAL
- a CDS encoding MarR family transcriptional regulator, producing the protein MELANRLFFRLYQCANMLHKTGTRAVEEEGLTTQQWAVLGALSRQEAEHGMSVGDLARYLMVSRQNLSGLISRMERDGHLTGTADGRDRRSRLITMTDSGRKLWIHQATPKIHGYYEQVLENFSTDDITHTLHYLLKLLDNMKHLDDSSRATNGEEGE
- the badH gene encoding 2-hydroxycyclohexanecarboxyl-CoA dehydrogenase, with the translated sequence MQRLEGKTVIVTGGGGGIGGATCRRFAAEGARVAVLDLSLEAAEKVAGEIRASGGRAEAIRCDITRRADVDAAVAATEANLGPIDVLVNNAGWDVFKPFTKTEPAQWERLIAINLTGALHMHHAVLPGMAQRKTGRIVNIASDAARVGSSGEAVYAACKGGLVSFSKTIAREHARHGITVNVVCPGPTDTALFAEYKEGAGNPEKLMEAFQRSIPLGRIGQPGDLPGAIVFFASDDAGFITGQVLSVSGGLTMAG
- the badI gene encoding 2-ketocyclohexanecarboxyl-CoA hydrolase, which translates into the protein MNYEDILYEVRNGAAWITINRPDRMNAFRGRTCDELIHAINRAGYSREIGVIVLAGAGDRAFCTGGDQSAHEGQYDGRGTIGLPMEELHAAIRDVPKPVIARVQGFAVGGGNVLCTICDFTIASEKAVFAQAGPKVGSVDPGYGTAFLARVVGEKKAREIWYLCRRYPAAEALAMGLVNAVVPHDQLDAEVQKWCDEIMEKSPTAIAIAKRSFNMDTAHQAGIAGMGMYALKLYYDTEESREGVRAFQEKRKPEFRKYAK